One Algibacter sp. L3A6 genomic region harbors:
- a CDS encoding cbb3-type cytochrome c oxidase subunit I, whose amino-acid sequence MSAHADTHAHDDDHGHHHKETFVTKYIFSQDHKMIAKQYLVTGTFMGIIGILMSLMFRMQIAWPEEPNVLFEALLGKWAPGGVMDADIYLALVTIHGTIMVFFVLTAGLSGTFSNLLIPLQIGARDMASGFLNMVSYWLFFLSSVIMVISLFVEAGPAAAGWTIYPPLSALPMAQGGSGMGMTLWLVAMAIFIASSLLGSLNYVVTVINLRTKGMSMTRLPLTIWAFFITAVIGIISFPVLLSAALLLIMDRSFGTSFFLSDIFIQGEVLHYQGGSPVLFEHLFWFLGHPEVYIVILPAMGLVSEIMASNSRKPIFGYRAMIASILAIAFLSTIVWGHHMFISGMNPFLGSVFTFTTLLIAIPSAVKAFNWITTLWKGNLQMNPAMLFSIGFVSTFITGGLTGIILGDSALDINVHDTYFVVAHFHLVMGISALYGMFAGIYHWYPKMYGRMLNKNLGYIHFWITAVCAYGVFFPMHFIGMAGLPRRYYTNSNFPLFDDLANVNVIITIFALVGGVVQLIYLYNFFASMYYGKKATQNPWRSTTLEWTTPVEHIHGNWPGEIPHVHRWAYDYSKPGHDVDFVPQDVPLMEGEEELQH is encoded by the coding sequence ATGTCAGCACACGCAGATACTCACGCTCACGACGACGACCACGGACATCATCATAAAGAAACGTTTGTAACTAAATATATATTTAGTCAAGACCATAAAATGATCGCTAAGCAGTACCTTGTAACTGGTACGTTTATGGGGATTATTGGAATTCTGATGTCTTTAATGTTTCGTATGCAAATTGCATGGCCAGAAGAGCCTAATGTATTATTTGAAGCGTTATTAGGTAAATGGGCTCCAGGAGGCGTTATGGATGCAGATATTTATTTAGCATTAGTAACTATTCACGGTACCATTATGGTATTCTTTGTACTAACGGCCGGATTAAGTGGTACGTTTAGTAACTTGCTAATTCCATTGCAAATAGGTGCACGTGATATGGCATCTGGTTTCTTAAATATGGTTTCTTATTGGTTATTCTTTTTATCGAGTGTAATCATGGTAATTTCACTATTTGTTGAAGCTGGACCTGCAGCAGCTGGTTGGACAATTTATCCTCCATTAAGTGCTTTACCAATGGCTCAAGGTGGTTCTGGTATGGGAATGACACTTTGGTTAGTTGCCATGGCGATATTCATTGCTTCTTCATTGTTAGGATCTCTTAACTATGTTGTAACGGTTATTAACTTACGTACAAAAGGAATGTCAATGACAAGATTGCCATTAACAATTTGGGCGTTCTTTATTACGGCGGTAATCGGGATTATTTCTTTCCCTGTATTATTATCTGCAGCGTTATTATTGATCATGGATAGAAGTTTTGGAACATCATTCTTCTTATCAGATATATTTATTCAAGGTGAAGTATTACACTATCAAGGTGGATCACCTGTATTATTTGAACATTTATTTTGGTTCTTAGGTCACCCAGAGGTATATATTGTAATTTTACCTGCAATGGGATTAGTATCTGAAATTATGGCGTCTAACTCACGTAAACCTATTTTTGGATACCGTGCCATGATTGCTTCAATTTTAGCTATTGCTTTCCTTTCTACAATTGTATGGGGGCACCATATGTTTATCTCAGGTATGAATCCTTTCTTAGGTTCTGTGTTTACTTTCACAACCTTATTAATTGCAATTCCATCTGCGGTAAAAGCCTTCAACTGGATTACAACTCTATGGAAAGGTAATTTACAGATGAATCCTGCCATGTTATTCTCAATCGGTTTTGTATCAACATTCATCACTGGTGGTTTAACAGGAATTATTTTAGGAGATAGTGCTTTAGATATTAACGTTCACGATACATATTTTGTAGTAGCTCACTTCCACTTAGTAATGGGTATATCTGCTCTTTACGGTATGTTTGCTGGTATCTACCATTGGTACCCTAAAATGTACGGTCGTATGTTAAACAAGAACTTAGGTTATATTCACTTCTGGATAACAGCAGTTTGTGCTTATGGAGTGTTTTTCCCAATGCACTTTATTGGTATGGCAGGTTTACCTCGTCGTTACTATACAAACTCTAACTTCCCGTTATTTGATGATTTAGCTAATGTTAACGTTATCATTACTATTTTCGCTTTAGTTGGTGGTGTTGTTCAGTTAATTTACTTATACAACTTCTTCGCAAGTATGTACTATGGTAAGAAAGCAACACAAAATCCATGGAGATCTACAACTTTAGAATGGACTACTCCTGTAGAGCATATCCACGGTAACTGGCCAGGTGAGATTCCTCACGTACACCGTTGGGCTTACGATTACAGTAAACCAGGTCACGATGTAGATTTTGTACCTCAAGATGTTCCTTTAATGGAAGGTGAAGAGGAATTACAACACTAA
- the ruvB gene encoding Holliday junction branch migration DNA helicase RuvB, with amino-acid sequence MNENLDPSDEHFSPEELDVEKQLRPLSFDDFTGQDQVLENLQIFVQAANQRGEALDHALFHGPPGLGKTTLANILANELNVGIKITSGPVLDKPGDLAGLLTNLDERDVLFIDEIHRLSPIVEEYLYSAMEDYKIDIMIETGPNARSVQINLNPFTLVGATTRSGLLTAPMRARFGIQSRLQYYKTDLLTNIVQRSATILDVPISIEAAIEIAGRSRGTPRIANALLRRVRDFAQIKGNGRIDITIAKYALEALHVDAHGLDEMDNKILTTIIDKFKGGPVGISTIATAVSESSETIEEVYEPFLIQQGFIMRTPRGREVTEQAYKHLGRVKGPTQGGLF; translated from the coding sequence ATGAATGAAAATTTAGATCCTAGCGACGAGCATTTTTCACCTGAAGAATTAGATGTTGAAAAACAATTAAGACCCCTATCATTTGATGATTTTACGGGGCAGGATCAGGTTTTAGAAAATCTTCAAATATTTGTTCAAGCAGCAAATCAACGAGGTGAAGCTCTAGACCATGCTTTATTTCATGGACCTCCAGGACTTGGTAAAACAACCTTAGCAAATATTTTAGCTAATGAATTAAACGTTGGCATTAAAATCACTTCAGGTCCCGTATTAGATAAACCAGGGGATTTGGCTGGATTACTTACTAATCTAGACGAACGTGATGTTTTATTTATAGATGAAATTCATAGGTTAAGCCCAATAGTTGAGGAGTATTTGTACTCGGCTATGGAAGATTACAAAATTGATATCATGATTGAAACTGGGCCTAATGCGCGCTCTGTTCAAATTAACCTAAACCCATTTACTTTGGTTGGTGCTACAACGCGCTCAGGGCTTCTTACAGCACCTATGAGAGCACGTTTTGGTATACAAAGTAGACTACAGTATTATAAAACAGACTTACTTACCAATATAGTACAACGAAGTGCTACCATTTTAGACGTTCCGATCTCCATTGAGGCTGCCATTGAAATAGCAGGTCGTAGTCGTGGTACCCCTAGAATTGCTAACGCATTGTTACGTCGTGTTCGAGATTTTGCTCAGATAAAGGGTAATGGTAGAATAGATATCACCATAGCTAAATATGCTTTGGAAGCATTGCATGTGGATGCACATGGTCTAGATGAAATGGATAATAAAATACTTACTACCATTATTGATAAATTTAAAGGTGGCCCAGTTGGAATATCTACAATTGCAACGGCAGTAAGTGAAAGTTCTGAAACTATTGAAGAAGTTTATGAACCTTTTCTAATTCAGCAAGGTTTTATTATGCGTACACCTCGTGGTAGAGAAGTTACAGAACAAGCTTATAAACATTTAGGTCGTGTAAAAGGCCCAACTCAAGGCGGACTTTTTTAA
- a CDS encoding cytochrome c oxidase subunit II: protein MTALLTIIVLVFILVAIWQMVKIFDLAQAKGENSAVATDKDNTMNAYLMMGFLAFIYIITIVCFVKWGDLPLMSNSASAHGPIIDNLMVISMVLIFFVQTVTQFLLHYFAFKYKGEKGKKALFFADNNKLEFIWTIIPVIVLAGLIIYGLSTWINITSVDESDDPLVIELYAQQFNWKARYSGADNTLGKANVRLIDIDRANILGLDEADPNAQDDIITTELHLPVGKPVLFKMRSQDVLHSAYMPHFRAQMNCVPGMITQFGFTPTVTTVDMRQTQQMQEKVTNINEIRVEKSKALVAKGEEALERYEFDYLLLCNKICGKSHYNMQMKIIVETQEEYDAWIKEQKEFKNSLIN, encoded by the coding sequence ATGACTGCTTTATTAACAATTATAGTTTTAGTATTTATTTTAGTTGCCATATGGCAAATGGTTAAAATTTTCGATTTAGCTCAGGCTAAAGGAGAAAACAGTGCTGTTGCCACAGACAAAGACAACACAATGAATGCATATTTAATGATGGGCTTCTTAGCTTTCATTTATATCATTACCATTGTATGTTTTGTTAAATGGGGAGATTTGCCATTAATGTCAAATTCTGCTTCTGCACATGGCCCAATCATTGATAACTTAATGGTTATCTCAATGGTGCTTATTTTCTTTGTACAGACTGTAACTCAGTTTTTACTACATTATTTCGCTTTTAAATATAAAGGTGAAAAAGGTAAGAAAGCATTGTTCTTCGCTGATAATAACAAGTTAGAGTTCATCTGGACTATTATACCTGTAATTGTATTAGCTGGTTTAATTATATACGGTTTAAGTACTTGGATTAACATTACTAGTGTTGACGAAAGTGATGATCCTTTAGTAATTGAATTGTATGCACAACAGTTTAACTGGAAAGCTAGATATTCTGGAGCAGATAATACTTTAGGAAAAGCTAACGTACGTTTAATCGATATTGACCGAGCAAATATTTTAGGTTTAGATGAAGCCGATCCTAATGCGCAAGATGATATCATAACTACAGAATTACACCTACCTGTTGGGAAGCCAGTATTATTCAAAATGCGTTCGCAAGATGTATTACACTCAGCTTATATGCCTCATTTTAGAGCGCAAATGAACTGTGTACCTGGTATGATTACTCAATTTGGATTTACGCCTACAGTAACTACTGTAGATATGCGCCAAACGCAACAAATGCAAGAGAAGGTTACAAATATTAATGAGATAAGAGTTGAGAAAAGTAAAGCGTTAGTTGCTAAAGGTGAAGAGGCTTTAGAACGTTACGAATTTGACTACTTGTTACTTTGTAATAAAATTTGTGGAAAATCGCACTACAATATGCAAATGAAGATTATTGTAGAAACACAAGAAGAATATGATGCTTGGATTAAGGAGCAAAAAGAATTCAAAAACTCTCTAATTAACTAA
- a CDS encoding DUF3341 domain-containing protein: MEASKVIHAIYTDDDVLMSAVKKVRAERFHIEEIYTPFPVHGLDKAMGLAPTRIAITAFIYGLIGLTVATVMMNFIMIEDWPQNIGGKPSFSYIENMPAFVPIMFELTVFFSAHLMVLTFYLRSRMWPFKNAENPDPRTTDDHFLMEIAVNGNEKELEELLAGTGAVEINLVDKAH, encoded by the coding sequence ATGGAAGCATCTAAAGTAATTCACGCTATTTATACGGATGATGACGTTTTAATGTCGGCTGTTAAAAAGGTTAGGGCAGAACGATTTCATATCGAAGAAATATATACACCATTTCCAGTTCACGGACTAGACAAAGCGATGGGTTTAGCACCTACTCGTATTGCTATTACGGCGTTCATTTATGGTTTAATAGGTTTAACTGTAGCAACTGTTATGATGAATTTCATAATGATTGAAGACTGGCCTCAAAACATCGGTGGTAAACCTAGTTTTAGCTATATTGAAAACATGCCTGCTTTCGTTCCAATTATGTTCGAACTTACGGTATTTTTCTCGGCTCACTTAATGGTTCTTACTTTTTACTTAAGAAGTAGAATGTGGCCATTTAAAAATGCTGAAAATCCAGATCCAAGAACAACGGATGATCATTTCTTAATGGAAATTGCTGTTAATGGAAACGAAAAGGAGCTAGAGGAGTTATTAGCAGGAACAGGAGCAGTAGAAATTAATTTAGTTGATAAAGCACATTAA
- the queG gene encoding tRNA epoxyqueuosine(34) reductase QueG, producing MNKEDYTLLIKTEAKRLGFLSCGISKAQFLEEEAPRLENYLNKNMNGQMRYMENHFDKRLNPTLLVEDSKSVVSLLLNYFPSEVQQDSNAPKLSKYAYGHDYHHIIKDKLKHLLHFIQDEIGEVSGRAFVDSAPVLDKAWAAKSGLGWVGKHSNLITQQVGSFYFIAELIIDLELEYDSVTTDHCGSCTACIDACPTEAIVEPYVVDGSKCISYLTIELKENLPSSFKGKMDDWMFGCDVCQDVCPWNRFSKAHSEPLFNPHPELLSMTKKDWEEITEDTFKKVFQKSAVKRTKFTGLKRNINFLK from the coding sequence GTGAACAAAGAAGATTATACCCTTTTAATTAAAACCGAAGCCAAACGCCTCGGTTTTTTGTCTTGTGGTATAAGCAAAGCTCAATTTTTAGAAGAAGAAGCGCCACGTTTAGAAAACTATCTGAACAAAAACATGAATGGGCAAATGCGCTACATGGAAAATCACTTTGATAAGCGCTTAAACCCAACTTTACTCGTAGAAGATTCTAAAAGTGTGGTATCACTATTATTAAATTATTTTCCTTCGGAAGTACAACAAGACTCTAACGCACCTAAATTAAGTAAGTATGCCTACGGACATGATTATCATCATATCATAAAAGATAAATTAAAACACCTGTTACATTTTATTCAAGATGAAATTGGCGAGGTCAGTGGTAGAGCATTTGTAGATTCAGCACCTGTTTTAGATAAGGCATGGGCGGCTAAGTCGGGTTTAGGTTGGGTAGGTAAGCACAGTAATTTAATAACGCAGCAAGTTGGCTCGTTCTATTTTATAGCCGAACTTATTATTGATTTAGAGTTGGAATACGATTCTGTCACTACCGACCATTGTGGTAGTTGCACAGCCTGTATTGATGCTTGCCCTACAGAAGCAATTGTAGAACCTTATGTTGTAGATGGGAGTAAGTGTATTTCTTATTTAACTATTGAGTTAAAGGAAAACCTTCCAAGTTCATTTAAAGGGAAAATGGACGATTGGATGTTTGGTTGTGATGTTTGTCAAGATGTTTGTCCTTGGAATCGATTTTCTAAAGCACATAGTGAGCCGCTATTCAATCCGCATCCCGAATTACTTTCAATGACTAAAAAAGATTGGGAAGAAATTACTGAAGATACTTTCAAAAAAGTGTTTCAGAAATCGGCGGTTAAACGTACTAAATTTACTGGTTTAAAAAGAAATATCAATTTTTTAAAGTAA
- a CDS encoding quinol:cytochrome C oxidoreductase, translated as MYTFSNKLKTFSFILMLLGAIGVGYGFFTSHLSFEEVETLLAEEAHHGGGHGEDVAHAAPAHDAHAEENAHGDTAHAKSGEHHVDAHKEHVEHVQHQIANRPWSALYVAAFFFMMIALGVLAFYAIQIAAQAGWSPVLFRVMEGITAYLLPGALIVLAIAVASGTIGHYNIFMWMNPEVTNPESHHYDKLIDGKSSWLNIGWFAVRGLIFIAGWSLYRHFARKFSIAQDTAEDNSNFKKSFRISAAFLVFFIYSESIMSWDWIMSVDPHWFSTLFGWYVFASMFVSGITVIALVTIYLKSKNYLEFVNENHLHDVAKFMFAISIFWTYLWFSQFMLIWYSNIPEEVTYFVTRFQDYQLPFLGMVVMNFVFPLLLLMNAEYKRIPWFVVMAGLVILFGHYVDIFNMIMPATVGDRWFIGIPEIASVLLFAGLFIFVVFTALTKAPLLVKGYPFRKESEDFHY; from the coding sequence ATGTACACATTTTCAAATAAATTAAAGACATTCTCTTTCATTCTAATGCTTTTAGGAGCAATAGGCGTTGGTTATGGTTTTTTTACATCTCATTTATCTTTTGAAGAGGTTGAAACCTTACTTGCAGAAGAAGCGCATCACGGTGGTGGTCATGGTGAAGATGTAGCTCATGCGGCACCGGCTCATGATGCACATGCAGAAGAAAACGCTCATGGCGACACAGCTCATGCTAAATCTGGAGAGCATCATGTAGATGCTCATAAAGAACACGTTGAGCACGTACAACATCAAATAGCGAATAGACCTTGGTCGGCGTTATATGTTGCGGCATTTTTCTTTATGATGATAGCTTTAGGTGTTTTAGCATTTTATGCTATTCAGATTGCTGCTCAAGCAGGATGGTCACCAGTGCTATTTAGAGTAATGGAAGGTATTACAGCTTACTTATTACCTGGAGCATTAATTGTTCTTGCAATAGCAGTAGCTTCTGGTACAATAGGGCATTATAATATTTTTATGTGGATGAATCCTGAGGTAACTAACCCAGAAAGTCATCACTACGATAAATTAATTGATGGTAAATCTAGCTGGTTAAATATTGGTTGGTTTGCTGTAAGAGGTTTAATTTTCATTGCAGGATGGAGTTTATATCGTCACTTTGCACGTAAATTTTCTATCGCGCAAGATACAGCCGAAGATAACAGTAACTTTAAAAAGTCTTTCCGTATTTCTGCGGCATTCTTAGTATTCTTTATTTATTCAGAATCTATTATGTCTTGGGATTGGATTATGAGTGTAGATCCACACTGGTTCTCTACTTTATTTGGATGGTATGTATTCGCAAGTATGTTTGTAAGTGGAATTACAGTAATTGCTTTAGTTACTATTTACTTAAAATCTAAAAATTATTTAGAGTTTGTTAATGAAAACCACTTGCATGATGTAGCTAAGTTTATGTTCGCAATTAGTATTTTCTGGACATACTTATGGTTCTCACAGTTCATGCTTATATGGTACTCTAATATACCAGAAGAGGTAACTTACTTCGTAACACGTTTCCAAGATTACCAATTACCTTTCTTAGGAATGGTTGTTATGAACTTTGTATTCCCACTTTTATTATTAATGAACGCTGAATACAAACGTATTCCTTGGTTTGTGGTTATGGCTGGATTGGTTATTTTATTCGGGCATTACGTAGATATTTTTAACATGATCATGCCAGCCACCGTTGGAGATAGATGGTTTATTGGAATTCCTGAAATAGCTTCTGTTTTACTTTTCGCAGGCTTATTCATATTTGTAGTGTTCACTGCTTTAACAAAAGCACCACTATTAGTAAAAGGTTATCCTTTTAGAAAAGAAAGTGAAGATTTTCATTATTAA
- a CDS encoding c-type cytochrome — protein sequence MKSLIKILVIAVVLVAVSCKKDTAPNYQFMPNMYESAGYETYGEAAFKDGIEAQIPAEGSVARGHVPFDIENSTAGYELAKATLMSPLSADDIDTERGKELYNIYCGICHGTKGNGQGNLVKREKILGIPSYDDAGRAITAGSIYHTIYYGKNAMGSYANQINEEERWQVVSYVLTLKADLEK from the coding sequence ATGAAAAGCTTAATTAAAATATTAGTAATTGCAGTTGTTTTAGTAGCTGTTTCTTGTAAAAAGGATACAGCACCTAACTACCAGTTTATGCCTAACATGTATGAGTCTGCTGGTTATGAAACTTACGGTGAAGCAGCTTTCAAAGATGGAATAGAGGCTCAAATACCTGCTGAAGGTTCTGTAGCAAGAGGTCATGTGCCTTTTGATATTGAAAACTCTACTGCAGGATATGAATTAGCAAAGGCCACTTTAATGAGTCCGCTTAGCGCTGATGATATTGATACTGAAAGAGGAAAGGAGTTATACAATATTTACTGTGGAATCTGTCACGGGACTAAAGGTAACGGACAAGGAAACTTAGTAAAGCGTGAAAAGATCTTGGGTATTCCAAGTTACGATGACGCTGGTAGAGCTATTACCGCTGGAAGTATTTATCATACTATTTACTATGGTAAGAATGCTATGGGATCGTATGCTAACCAAATAAACGAAGAAGAACGCTGGCAAGTTGTTAGTTATGTTTTAACGTTGAAGGCAGATTTAGAAAAGTAA